The following proteins are encoded in a genomic region of Elusimicrobiota bacterium:
- the phnD gene encoding phosphate/phosphite/phosphonate ABC transporter substrate-binding protein — protein sequence MRRLSIALCLLLATACGKDPAEPRISFSDVEAPGADVQKPVNPLRIAIASTVSPQRNLRDYERMLQYLGRKLGMPVDVVQRSGYSECIALLENREVDAAFVCSGPYVEARERFGAEALVVPQVSGRGTYCAYVIARKGGPVRGFADLRGKVFAFTDPLSTTGKLYPAHLLAKAGATAETYFSRTILTWGHDNSVEAVAHGLADGAAVSSLVWEGLAKSGSSAAFQTKVIERSAPFGMPPVVVHPRLDPELKKRLRGVFLRMHLDAEGKALLGQAGIERFNVGTDSSYEGVRRMRAEVSRAR from the coding sequence ATGCGTCGCCTTTCCATCGCGCTTTGCCTGCTCCTTGCGACCGCCTGCGGCAAGGACCCGGCCGAACCACGCATCTCTTTCAGCGACGTCGAGGCTCCCGGCGCCGACGTTCAGAAGCCCGTCAACCCGCTGCGGATCGCCATCGCCTCCACCGTTTCTCCGCAGAGGAACCTGCGCGACTACGAGCGCATGCTCCAGTATCTGGGCCGAAAGCTCGGGATGCCCGTCGACGTGGTCCAGCGCTCGGGCTACTCCGAGTGCATCGCCTTGCTCGAGAACCGCGAGGTCGACGCGGCGTTCGTCTGCAGCGGGCCTTACGTGGAGGCGCGGGAGCGGTTCGGGGCGGAGGCCTTGGTCGTTCCTCAGGTCAGCGGACGGGGGACCTATTGCGCCTACGTCATCGCGCGCAAGGGCGGCCCGGTCCGCGGTTTCGCGGATCTGCGCGGCAAGGTCTTCGCCTTCACCGACCCCCTGTCGACGACGGGAAAGCTCTACCCCGCGCACCTGCTCGCGAAGGCCGGAGCGACGGCGGAGACTTATTTCAGCAGGACCATCCTCACCTGGGGGCATGACAACTCCGTCGAGGCCGTCGCCCACGGCTTGGCCGACGGCGCGGCGGTCTCGAGCCTCGTCTGGGAGGGTCTGGCGAAGTCCGGCTCGAGCGCCGCGTTCCAGACGAAGGTGATCGAGCGCTCGGCGCCCTTCGGCATGCCGCCGGTGGTCGTGCATCCCCGCCTGGACCCGGAGCTCAAGAAGCGGCTTCGCGGCGTCTTCTTGAGGATGCACCTCGACGCCGAGGGCAAGGCTCTTCTCGGACAGGCGGGGATCGAGCGCTTCAACGTCGGGACCGACTCATCCTACGAAGGCGTGCGCAGGATGCGGGCCGAGGTCTCGAGAGCGCGATGA
- a CDS encoding cystathionine gamma-synthase, with translation MSTSDDKALGFSTRAVHAGQSPDPSTGAIMTPVYLTSTYVQEWPEKHKGFDYARTVHPTRNALQKNLASLEGAAFGLCFASGMAATSTIIEALSSGDHVVCGNDLYGGTYRVFTKVFARFGVAFTFVDTTDLNAVEAAFTPDTKLVWIETPSNPLLKITDIRALAKLAHAKKAKLVVDNTFASPALQRPLSLGADVVVHSTTKYIGGHSDVVGGAILLNDEALHKEYKFLQNAVGAVPGPLDCFLLLRGTKTLALRVERHCRSAMTVAKHLLSHPEVAKVYYPGLPAHAGHEVAEGQMSGFGGMISFELKGDMERAKRMISSCGIFSLAESLGGVESLIGHPASMTHGSIPREERLKAGLGDGLIRLSVGIEDVADLVADLDRAINRSLTAK, from the coding sequence ATGAGCACCTCCGACGACAAAGCCCTCGGCTTCTCGACGCGCGCCGTCCACGCCGGCCAGTCCCCCGATCCTTCCACCGGCGCGATCATGACTCCCGTCTACCTGACCTCGACCTACGTCCAGGAGTGGCCGGAGAAGCATAAAGGCTTCGATTACGCCAGGACGGTCCATCCCACCCGCAACGCCCTGCAAAAAAATCTGGCGTCGTTGGAAGGGGCCGCCTTCGGGTTATGCTTCGCCTCCGGCATGGCCGCCACTTCGACGATCATCGAGGCCTTGTCGTCCGGCGACCACGTCGTCTGCGGCAACGATCTCTATGGCGGCACCTACCGGGTCTTCACGAAAGTGTTCGCTCGTTTCGGAGTCGCCTTCACCTTCGTCGACACGACCGACCTGAACGCCGTCGAGGCCGCCTTCACGCCGGACACGAAGCTCGTCTGGATCGAGACCCCGTCCAATCCGCTGCTGAAGATCACCGACATCCGCGCCCTCGCCAAGCTGGCTCACGCCAAGAAGGCCAAGCTCGTCGTGGACAACACCTTCGCGTCCCCGGCGCTCCAGCGCCCGCTGTCCCTCGGCGCCGACGTCGTGGTCCACTCGACGACGAAGTACATCGGCGGCCACTCCGACGTCGTCGGCGGCGCGATCCTCCTGAACGACGAGGCCCTGCACAAGGAATACAAGTTCCTGCAGAACGCCGTCGGCGCCGTGCCCGGTCCCCTCGACTGCTTCCTGCTCCTGCGCGGCACGAAGACCTTGGCCCTGCGCGTCGAGCGTCATTGCCGGAGCGCGATGACCGTCGCCAAGCACCTTCTGTCCCACCCGGAGGTCGCCAAGGTCTACTACCCCGGCCTGCCGGCCCACGCGGGCCACGAGGTCGCCGAAGGCCAGATGTCCGGCTTCGGCGGCATGATCTCCTTCGAGCTCAAGGGGGACATGGAGCGGGCCAAGCGCATGATCTCGTCCTGCGGGATCTTCTCCCTGGCCGAGAGCCTGGGCGGCGTCGAGTCCTTGATCGGCCATCCCGCGTCGATGACGCACGGCTCGATCCCGCGCGAGGAGCGCCTGAAGGCGGGACTCGGCGACGGGCTGATCCGTCTCTCCGTGGGCATCGAGGACGTGGCGGACCTCGTCGCCGACCTCGACCGCGCGATCAACCGCAGCCTGACCGCGAAGTAG
- a CDS encoding carboxypeptidase M32: MTPAYRALLERLRSFSALTKAEGLLAWDHAVMMPPAGAASRAEACAAVGSAMHALIAGEDFGRLLDAAEAEKPAGATEAAMLRWSRREFERRRRVPAALVEELARHAALSHGLWVEARAKSDFALFRPALEKMFELKRRQAEALAPSGDLYDAWLQEFEPGMTTGEAAALLGAIREGLAPLAKAVLARGADAPALSGRFPVDAQRRLGELAVREMGFDLTRGRLDVAAHPFCCFLGRGDVRLTTRYHEELPFSSLYSCLHEAGHGLYEQGVSPELDGTPLGTGATMAMHESQSRLWENVVGRSRGFWRRWTPRFHEAFPQTRGLGPEDFYRAVNQVSASFIRVEADELTYGLHVILRFELERDLLAGRLRAAELPEAWNAKMKASLGVVPPDDARGVLQDVHWAEGLIGYFPTYAIGNAISLQLWEAALKARPGIEAEIEGGGAPSLLSWLVENVHSRGKTGTAREIVTAATGGPLDPAPYLRYMKGKYGAL, translated from the coding sequence GTGACGCCGGCCTATCGCGCCCTGCTCGAGCGGCTGCGCTCCTTCAGCGCGCTGACGAAAGCCGAGGGCCTCCTCGCCTGGGACCACGCCGTCATGATGCCCCCGGCCGGCGCCGCCTCCCGCGCCGAGGCCTGCGCCGCCGTCGGCTCCGCGATGCACGCCCTGATCGCGGGCGAGGACTTCGGCCGCCTGCTCGACGCGGCGGAGGCGGAGAAGCCCGCCGGCGCGACCGAGGCCGCGATGCTCCGCTGGTCCCGGCGCGAGTTCGAGCGGCGCCGCCGCGTCCCCGCGGCGCTGGTCGAAGAACTCGCCCGCCACGCCGCCCTCAGCCACGGTCTCTGGGTGGAGGCCCGGGCCAAGAGCGACTTCGCCCTGTTCCGCCCCGCCCTCGAGAAGATGTTCGAGCTCAAGCGCCGCCAGGCCGAGGCGCTCGCGCCGTCCGGCGACCTGTACGACGCCTGGCTCCAGGAGTTCGAGCCGGGCATGACCACGGGCGAGGCGGCGGCCCTGCTCGGCGCGATCCGCGAGGGGCTGGCCCCTCTGGCCAAGGCAGTCCTCGCCCGGGGCGCGGACGCGCCCGCCCTGAGCGGACGCTTCCCCGTCGACGCGCAGAGGCGCCTCGGCGAGCTCGCGGTGCGCGAGATGGGCTTCGACCTCACCCGCGGGCGGCTCGACGTCGCCGCCCACCCGTTCTGCTGCTTCCTCGGCCGCGGCGACGTGCGCCTGACCACGCGCTACCACGAGGAGCTGCCGTTCTCGAGCCTGTACTCGTGCCTGCACGAGGCCGGCCACGGCCTCTACGAGCAGGGCGTCTCCCCGGAGCTCGACGGCACCCCGCTCGGCACCGGGGCGACGATGGCGATGCACGAGTCCCAGTCGCGCCTCTGGGAGAACGTCGTCGGCCGCAGCCGCGGCTTCTGGAGGCGCTGGACGCCGCGCTTCCATGAGGCCTTCCCGCAGACGCGCGGCCTCGGCCCCGAGGACTTCTACCGCGCCGTCAACCAAGTGTCCGCCTCCTTCATCCGCGTCGAGGCCGACGAGCTGACCTACGGCCTGCACGTGATCCTGCGCTTCGAGCTCGAGCGCGACCTCCTGGCCGGCCGCCTGCGCGCCGCCGAGCTGCCCGAGGCGTGGAACGCGAAGATGAAGGCCTCCCTCGGCGTCGTCCCGCCCGACGACGCGCGCGGCGTGCTGCAGGACGTGCACTGGGCGGAGGGCCTCATCGGCTACTTCCCGACCTACGCGATCGGCAACGCGATCTCGCTGCAGCTCTGGGAGGCGGCGCTCAAGGCCCGCCCGGGCATCGAGGCCGAGATCGAGGGCGGCGGCGCGCCGTCCCTGCTCTCCTGGCTCGTCGAGAACGTCCACTCCCGCGGCAAGACCGGCACCGCCCGGGAGATCGTGACCGCGGCGACGGGCGGGCCGCTCGACCCCGCTCCCTACCTGCGCTACATGAAGGGCAAGTACGGCGCGCTATGA
- a CDS encoding alpha-ketoacid dehydrogenase subunit beta, translating to MANMAQAIRMALHYGEQNLGVTEIFGEDVGPPLGGVFTATQGLENAWNSPLDERGIIGAALGLAWAGGRPVAEIQFVDYIFNVVDMLKLAANGHWSSGGRYKTPLVVMTPTGSGIHGSMYHSHSFDSVASKLHGMKVVCPSTPLDAYGLMIAAIKSNDPVLYLKPKALLRSKGEELIPGEPADEKLLHGMIDAPLGDRTKWKATWPKLTDYTVEIGKAKVSHAGADATVVTHGRMAPICLDVARRLKAEGKGSLEVIDLRSLIPYDWEAIKASVKKTGRVVFVNEETEITNFAEHLIRRLVDECFYELKVRPRLLAGKATPGIALSPNLEYFIQPQAKDVERAVSELLADPA from the coding sequence ATGGCCAACATGGCGCAGGCCATCCGCATGGCCCTCCACTACGGCGAGCAGAACCTCGGGGTCACCGAGATCTTCGGCGAGGACGTCGGCCCGCCGCTGGGCGGCGTGTTCACCGCGACGCAGGGCCTGGAGAACGCCTGGAACAGCCCGCTCGACGAGCGCGGCATCATAGGAGCGGCGCTGGGTCTCGCGTGGGCGGGCGGACGTCCCGTCGCCGAGATCCAGTTCGTCGACTACATCTTCAACGTCGTCGACATGCTCAAGCTCGCCGCCAACGGCCACTGGTCGTCGGGCGGGCGCTACAAGACGCCGCTGGTCGTGATGACCCCGACCGGCTCCGGCATCCACGGCAGCATGTACCACTCCCACTCGTTCGACTCCGTCGCGAGCAAGCTCCACGGCATGAAGGTCGTCTGCCCCTCGACGCCGCTCGACGCCTACGGGCTGATGATCGCGGCGATCAAGAGCAACGACCCCGTCCTCTACCTCAAGCCCAAGGCCCTGCTGCGCTCCAAGGGCGAGGAGCTCATACCCGGCGAGCCCGCCGACGAGAAGCTGCTCCACGGGATGATCGACGCGCCGCTCGGCGATCGCACGAAGTGGAAGGCGACCTGGCCGAAGCTGACCGACTACACCGTCGAGATCGGCAAGGCGAAGGTCTCCCACGCCGGAGCCGACGCGACCGTCGTCACCCACGGCCGCATGGCCCCGATCTGCCTGGACGTCGCGCGCCGCCTCAAGGCCGAGGGCAAGGGCTCGCTCGAGGTCATCGACCTGCGCTCGCTGATCCCCTACGACTGGGAGGCGATCAAGGCCTCGGTCAAGAAGACCGGCCGCGTCGTCTTCGTCAACGAGGAGACCGAGATCACCAATTTCGCCGAGCACCTCATCCGCCGCCTGGTCGACGAGTGCTTCTACGAGCTCAAGGTCCGCCCGCGCCTGCTCGCCGGGAAGGCCACGCCGGGCATCGCCCTGTCGCCGAACCTCGAGTACTTCATCCAGCCCCAGGCGAAGGACGTCGAGCGCGCCGTCTCCGAGCTGCTCGCCGACCCGGCGTAG
- a CDS encoding MtrB/PioB family decaheme-associated outer membrane protein, which produces MIRTHRIIRVGLSLSLAFMAAGSPAAAAETAETKALITGDFEIGGRASSVSGSKDKFSEYRDVGNGFMVNDMRLRLDSETKPYYLDLKIQNATRDDESYGVKSGVHGKWSFAASFDRTPHNFNTGTLILNGAGTNRLGIANAVQTSLQASEQTRADRGGVALTDTTGEDAAQQAIIRNLLSISDPTSFKLERERAAVSMGYNVTSDVKTWVKVSQERRDGARSIGAGTYERFAQGAAGLAHTEDQFVVTGLELAEPINYRTTTFNAGGGVYKKGWLVDAEYTLTDFDNGYRSFAWSNPFRTTDSGAKAADGVTNNNAYDRGRFVNGQMSLAPSNQSHDVSLSGSVELPMHSRFTGNVSYGMTNQNELLVPYTLNSGIAGIGGAPANVTDAAALPVSRFNGEIRTITNSLALTTKPTEKLGASLKYRYYDYSNRSDSVLFPGYAAFGESYWRTVKNDKNAAVRNDTPSYARQTAKLAVDYQVAHPLTVEADAMWDRYNHKQQRIDSTDEVGAGAGFVYHPVEMAKLHGAYHYAHRAVKNYKRGATAANPEAVGLANFNWADRIRNRADLRADVSPTDALSFGVAGQYQNDDYGAAERFGFKSQKNLIGSVDVTYDASDKVSLSVNYSREHRKGLTQNAAKDDAFNVAGSGLDDSLSGDNFNPFNYWNTDITENVDTIGFAAEIRPIPERLTLNAGYDYSESRMRFDTSNPNAAEASAMGYSGTKLANGAAQVWPLVVNKTHEVRAGGSYELMKDLTVGMNYLFSWYMLNDFQNTGAYMSGTTPENTTKYVATGASNYNYTAHMVGTYLAYKF; this is translated from the coding sequence ATGATCAGAACACACCGAATCATCCGAGTGGGACTGTCCCTCTCCCTGGCGTTCATGGCGGCCGGTTCTCCGGCCGCGGCCGCGGAGACCGCGGAGACCAAGGCCCTCATCACCGGCGACTTCGAGATCGGAGGACGGGCGTCCAGCGTGTCCGGCTCGAAGGACAAGTTCTCCGAGTATCGCGACGTCGGCAACGGCTTCATGGTCAACGACATGCGCCTGCGCCTGGACAGCGAAACCAAGCCCTACTACCTGGACCTCAAGATCCAGAACGCGACGCGCGACGACGAGTCCTACGGCGTCAAGAGCGGGGTTCACGGGAAGTGGAGCTTCGCGGCGTCCTTCGACCGGACTCCGCACAACTTCAACACCGGGACCTTGATCCTCAACGGCGCCGGCACCAACAGGCTGGGCATCGCCAACGCGGTGCAGACCTCCCTGCAGGCCTCGGAGCAGACGCGCGCGGACCGCGGCGGCGTGGCCCTGACCGACACGACCGGCGAGGACGCCGCGCAGCAGGCGATCATCCGCAACCTGCTGTCGATCAGCGACCCGACGAGCTTCAAGCTCGAGCGCGAGCGCGCGGCCGTGAGCATGGGCTACAACGTCACCTCCGACGTCAAGACGTGGGTGAAGGTGAGCCAGGAGCGGCGCGACGGCGCGCGCTCGATCGGGGCCGGGACCTACGAGCGATTCGCTCAGGGCGCGGCCGGGCTGGCGCACACCGAGGACCAGTTCGTGGTCACCGGCCTGGAGCTGGCCGAGCCGATCAACTACCGCACCACGACCTTCAACGCGGGCGGCGGCGTCTATAAGAAGGGCTGGCTCGTCGACGCGGAATACACGCTGACGGACTTCGACAACGGCTACCGCTCGTTCGCCTGGTCCAACCCGTTCCGCACGACCGACTCCGGAGCCAAGGCGGCGGACGGCGTGACCAACAACAACGCCTACGACCGCGGCCGGTTCGTCAACGGCCAGATGTCGCTGGCGCCGTCGAACCAGTCCCATGACGTCTCGCTCTCCGGCTCGGTGGAGCTGCCGATGCACAGCCGCTTCACGGGCAACGTGAGCTACGGGATGACCAACCAGAACGAGCTTCTGGTGCCGTACACGCTCAACAGCGGGATCGCCGGGATCGGCGGCGCTCCGGCCAACGTGACCGACGCCGCGGCCTTGCCGGTGTCCCGCTTCAACGGCGAGATCCGGACGATCACGAACAGCCTCGCGCTGACGACGAAGCCGACCGAGAAGCTCGGGGCGTCGCTCAAGTACCGCTACTACGACTACTCGAACAGATCCGACAGCGTCCTGTTCCCGGGCTACGCGGCCTTCGGCGAATCCTACTGGCGGACCGTGAAGAACGACAAGAACGCGGCCGTCCGGAACGACACGCCGTCCTACGCGCGCCAGACCGCCAAGCTCGCCGTCGATTATCAGGTCGCGCACCCGTTGACGGTCGAGGCCGACGCGATGTGGGACCGCTACAACCACAAGCAGCAGCGCATCGACAGCACCGACGAGGTCGGGGCCGGCGCGGGCTTCGTCTACCATCCCGTCGAGATGGCCAAGCTGCACGGCGCGTATCACTACGCCCACCGCGCGGTGAAGAACTACAAGCGCGGCGCGACCGCCGCGAACCCGGAAGCCGTAGGCCTCGCCAACTTCAACTGGGCGGACCGCATCCGCAACCGGGCCGACCTGCGCGCCGACGTCTCGCCCACGGACGCCCTGTCCTTCGGCGTCGCCGGGCAGTACCAGAACGACGACTACGGCGCGGCGGAGAGGTTCGGGTTCAAGAGCCAGAAGAACCTCATCGGGAGCGTCGATGTGACCTATGACGCCTCCGACAAGGTCTCACTGAGCGTGAACTACAGCCGGGAGCACCGCAAGGGGCTCACGCAGAACGCGGCCAAGGACGACGCCTTCAACGTCGCGGGCAGCGGGTTGGACGACAGTCTCAGCGGCGACAACTTCAACCCGTTCAACTACTGGAACACGGACATCACCGAGAACGTGGATACGATCGGGTTCGCGGCGGAGATCCGGCCGATCCCGGAGAGGCTGACCCTGAACGCGGGCTACGACTACTCCGAGAGCCGCATGCGCTTCGACACGAGCAACCCGAACGCCGCGGAGGCCTCCGCGATGGGCTACAGCGGCACGAAGCTCGCCAACGGCGCGGCCCAGGTGTGGCCGCTCGTCGTGAACAAGACGCACGAGGTGCGGGCGGGGGGCTCCTACGAGCTGATGAAGGACCTGACCGTGGGCATGAACTACCTCTTCTCCTGGTACATGCTCAACGACTTCCAGAACACGGGAGCGTACATGTCGGGCACCACGCCCGAGAACACGACCAAGTACGTGGCCACGGGCGCCAGCAACTACAACTACACGGCGCACATGGTGGGAACGTACCTGGCCTATAAGTTCTGA
- a CDS encoding HAMP domain-containing protein — MKVRGLSLKLKIMTGVGALVLAFGITVMGNIHRGLSRMLKEELTRRGVTIARVLVGPAEDAILTDDQFALHQLFRDTLSSYDDVRYVYVLGPAGNMQAHTFSAGVPKGLARITVPSGPAPGGVQKRQISTDEGRIQDIATPLLGGRLGTVHVGMNEQSVRRRIALVVLGWGAGAALMLGLGLGIAYRLTSQLARRFSHLGDVARQVGEGNLDVRAHDDLGDEVGRVARAVNVMIDDLKRSRADLIRSGKLAAIGELASCVSHEINNPLNTMAVCTQALLDRAKSPALLADPDFEAFPEYLKTVNDEIFRCKTITGGLLDFARHKEPRRAEVDLNELIAHTIPLVAHRAKQAGQTIVFDPAAEPVTAKADADQIRQVVLNILINAVDHNPPGGEVRVRAERGAERASVSVTDSGSGIPPENLRKVFEPFFTTKPAGKGTGLGLAICQKIIDSHRGRLDVASRVGQGATFTFSIPFDGREAAGDA; from the coding sequence ATGAAGGTGCGGGGGCTCAGCCTCAAGCTCAAGATCATGACGGGCGTCGGCGCCTTGGTCCTGGCGTTCGGGATCACCGTCATGGGGAACATCCACCGCGGCCTCTCGCGCATGCTCAAGGAGGAGCTGACGCGGCGCGGCGTGACCATCGCCCGGGTCCTGGTCGGCCCCGCCGAGGACGCCATCCTGACGGACGATCAGTTCGCGCTCCATCAATTATTCCGCGACACCCTGAGCAGCTACGACGACGTGCGCTACGTCTACGTGCTCGGCCCCGCGGGGAACATGCAGGCGCATACCTTCTCCGCCGGCGTGCCCAAAGGGCTGGCCCGGATCACCGTGCCTTCGGGTCCGGCGCCGGGAGGCGTGCAAAAGCGCCAGATCTCGACGGACGAGGGGCGCATCCAGGACATCGCCACCCCGCTGCTCGGCGGAAGGCTGGGGACCGTGCACGTGGGGATGAACGAGCAGTCGGTGCGCCGGCGCATCGCGCTCGTCGTTCTGGGGTGGGGCGCGGGCGCGGCGCTGATGCTGGGCTTGGGGCTCGGGATCGCCTACCGGCTCACCTCGCAGCTCGCGCGGCGCTTCTCGCATCTCGGCGACGTCGCCCGCCAGGTCGGCGAGGGAAACCTCGACGTCCGGGCCCACGACGACCTGGGCGACGAGGTGGGGAGGGTCGCTCGGGCGGTGAACGTCATGATCGACGACCTCAAGCGGTCGCGGGCCGACCTGATCCGCTCGGGAAAGCTGGCCGCCATCGGCGAGCTCGCCAGCTGCGTGTCCCACGAGATCAACAACCCGCTCAACACGATGGCGGTCTGCACTCAGGCCCTCCTCGACCGGGCGAAGAGCCCCGCGCTCCTCGCCGATCCCGATTTCGAGGCGTTCCCCGAGTACCTGAAGACGGTCAACGACGAGATCTTCCGCTGCAAGACGATCACCGGCGGCCTGCTGGATTTCGCCCGCCACAAGGAGCCGCGGCGTGCCGAGGTCGACCTCAACGAGCTCATCGCGCACACGATCCCCCTGGTCGCCCACCGCGCGAAGCAGGCGGGACAGACGATCGTCTTCGACCCGGCCGCGGAGCCCGTGACGGCGAAGGCCGACGCCGATCAGATCCGCCAGGTCGTGCTCAACATCCTCATCAACGCCGTGGATCACAATCCGCCCGGGGGGGAAGTCCGCGTCCGGGCCGAACGCGGCGCGGAGCGCGCGTCGGTGTCGGTGACGGATTCCGGGAGCGGCATCCCGCCGGAGAATCTCCGCAAGGTGTTCGAGCCCTTCTTCACCACCAAGCCCGCGGGAAAAGGCACGGGGCTCGGCTTGGCGATCTGCCAGAAGATCATCGACAGCCATCGCGGGCGGCTGGACGTCGCGAGCCGCGTCGGCCAGGGCGCCACCTTCACTTTTTCCATCCCGTTCGACGGGAGAGAGGCCGCCGGCGATGCCTAG
- a CDS encoding sigma-54-dependent Fis family transcriptional regulator, translating to MPRKASVLIVDDEEKLRHYLKKELVRKGYEVSDAGEGKGALDSLARQSSDVVLLDIALPGENGVAVLEKIRKEHPLARVIMLTGNATVETALESMKLGAYDYLTKPYDLGELCLLVDRAFAETQLRREHEVLQRRFSRESEFDLFVGEDPGVQEALRMAERAATASSSVLISGETGTGKEIIARMIHQKSVRRDEPFLALNCAAFQDALLESELFGHEKGAFTDASRQKPGLVELASRGSLFLDEIGDMPPGVQAKVLRFLDSGEFRRLGGTRNMKTDIRILSATHRDLPKAIREGKFRDDLFFRLNVVTIRLPPLRERRGDIPRLAEHFLKKCAATIVTRSRSLSPEALAILTDYPWPGNVRELENIVERAMILSEGEVIRGADIASCLKGGSPSGNRPKDSSLAEVERCHILKVLAATGANKTQAARSLGIDVKTLYNKLRDYEAAS from the coding sequence ATGCCTAGAAAAGCGAGCGTCCTGATCGTCGACGACGAGGAGAAGCTCCGCCATTACCTCAAGAAGGAGCTCGTGCGCAAAGGCTACGAGGTCTCGGACGCCGGCGAGGGCAAAGGGGCCCTGGACTCGCTGGCGCGGCAGTCCTCGGACGTCGTCCTTCTGGACATCGCCCTTCCCGGCGAGAACGGCGTGGCGGTCTTGGAGAAGATCCGCAAGGAGCATCCGTTGGCGCGGGTGATCATGCTGACCGGCAACGCCACCGTGGAGACGGCGCTCGAGTCGATGAAGCTGGGCGCCTACGACTACCTGACCAAGCCGTACGACCTGGGCGAGCTGTGCCTGCTCGTCGACCGCGCGTTCGCGGAGACCCAGCTGCGCCGCGAGCACGAGGTCCTGCAGCGCCGGTTCTCCCGCGAGTCGGAGTTCGACCTGTTCGTCGGGGAGGATCCCGGGGTGCAGGAGGCCCTGCGCATGGCGGAGCGGGCGGCGACCGCGTCCTCCTCGGTCCTGATCTCCGGCGAGACCGGCACGGGCAAGGAGATCATCGCCCGCATGATCCATCAGAAGAGCGTCCGCCGGGACGAGCCCTTCCTCGCGCTCAACTGCGCCGCCTTCCAGGACGCTCTTCTGGAGAGCGAGCTGTTCGGCCACGAGAAGGGCGCCTTCACCGACGCCTCCCGCCAGAAGCCGGGGCTCGTGGAGCTGGCCAGCCGCGGGAGCCTTTTTCTCGACGAGATCGGCGACATGCCTCCGGGGGTGCAGGCGAAGGTCCTGCGCTTCCTCGACTCCGGGGAGTTCCGGCGTCTGGGCGGCACGCGGAACATGAAGACCGACATCCGCATCCTCAGCGCCACCCATCGCGACCTGCCCAAGGCCATCCGGGAGGGCAAGTTCCGCGACGACCTGTTCTTCCGCCTCAACGTGGTGACCATCCGCCTGCCGCCGCTCCGGGAGCGCCGGGGGGACATCCCGCGCCTCGCGGAGCACTTCCTTAAGAAGTGCGCCGCCACCATCGTCACGCGCAGCCGGAGCCTCTCGCCGGAGGCGCTCGCCATCCTGACGGATTATCCGTGGCCCGGCAACGTCCGCGAGCTCGAGAACATCGTCGAGCGCGCGATGATCCTGTCCGAGGGAGAGGTGATCCGGGGCGCGGACATCGCCTCCTGCCTGAAAGGCGGCTCCCCTTCCGGGAATCGCCCCAAGGACTCGTCTTTGGCGGAGGTCGAGCGCTGCCATATCCTCAAGGTCCTCGCGGCCACGGGGGCCAATAAAACCCAAGCGGCCCGCAGCCTCGGCATCGACGTCAAGACGCTCTACAACAAGCTCCGGGATTACGAGGCCGCTTCTTGA
- a CDS encoding DmsE family decaheme c-type cytochrome — MAALLFQAPARAADAPACASCHDAQASTLKSTAHGARLEKIKGIAFEKTCETCHGDGAAHASAGDGKNIFNPGKAAAEKASETCLTCHSADRNRMFWAGSAHSGKGESCVSCHKVHGGNETLLSKKTEMELCTTCHKDVKADLVKRSKHPLRDATSKSGAGKMTCSSCHNAHGSRAEKLIASKSINDKCYECHTEKQAAMLWEHAPVKEDCMTCHSPHGSSNNKMLTVKVPRLCQSCHMQGRHQSGTLSEKSVYATNRSCLNCHAMVHGSNHPSGAVLQR; from the coding sequence ATGGCGGCCTTGCTCTTCCAGGCGCCGGCGCGCGCGGCCGACGCCCCCGCCTGCGCCAGCTGCCACGACGCGCAGGCCTCGACCTTGAAGAGCACCGCCCACGGCGCGCGGCTCGAGAAGATCAAGGGCATCGCCTTCGAGAAGACCTGCGAGACCTGCCACGGCGACGGCGCCGCTCACGCGTCGGCCGGCGACGGGAAGAACATCTTCAACCCCGGCAAGGCCGCCGCCGAGAAGGCCTCCGAGACCTGCCTGACCTGCCACTCCGCCGACCGCAACCGGATGTTCTGGGCGGGCAGCGCCCACTCCGGCAAGGGCGAAAGCTGCGTGTCCTGCCACAAGGTCCACGGCGGCAACGAGACGCTCCTGTCGAAGAAGACCGAGATGGAGCTGTGCACGACCTGCCACAAGGACGTGAAGGCCGACCTGGTCAAGCGCTCCAAGCATCCCCTGCGCGACGCGACCTCGAAGAGCGGCGCCGGGAAGATGACGTGCTCCTCCTGCCACAACGCCCACGGCTCGCGGGCGGAGAAGCTGATCGCGTCGAAGTCGATCAACGACAAGTGCTACGAGTGCCACACGGAGAAGCAGGCCGCCATGCTGTGGGAGCACGCGCCGGTCAAGGAAGACTGCATGACCTGCCACTCGCCTCACGGGTCCTCCAACAACAAGATGCTGACCGTCAAGGTCCCGCGCCTGTGCCAGTCCTGCCACATGCAGGGACGCCATCAGTCGGGCACCTTGAGCGAAAAGTCCGTCTACGCGACCAACCGCTCCTGCTTGAACTGCCATGCGATGGTCCACGGCTCGAACCACCCGTCGGGCGCGGTCCTTCAGCGCTGA